The proteins below are encoded in one region of Cololabis saira isolate AMF1-May2022 chromosome 11, fColSai1.1, whole genome shotgun sequence:
- the LOC133454812 gene encoding E3 ubiquitin-protein ligase TRIM21-like yields MSAGSNLRSADQFLCSICLDVFTDPVSTPCGHNFCKTCITHHWDDNVLYKCPICQEMFYTRPQLKVNTFIREMVSEFRREAQQKSSSSSSEQQAAEPGEVPCDVCTGTRLKALKSCLVCLLSYCETHLEPHLTASRLKRHQLVEPVENLEDRICTKHNKPLELFCKTDQTCVCTLCPVLDHKNHEFVPLREEYEGKKAELQKTEAEIQQMIQKRRLKIQEIRASLKISNDAADREKAEGVQVFTDLKESVERRLKEFMKEVEDKQKTTEKQAEDFIKDLEQEICELKKRSSEVEQLSRSEDHLHLLQRFSSLEDAPPTKNWTEVRVHPPSYEGTVVRAVEQLEKNLREKMKKLLEADVTLDPDTAHPELVLSDDGKQVYDGGVKKNLPDNPERFSTCHSVLGKQSFSSGRFYFEVQVKGKTDWTLGVARESINRKGGITASPQNGYWTVILRNGNEYAALAGPPVRLHPSSPPEKLGVFVDYEEGLVSFHDVDAAALLYSFTGCSFREKLHPYFNPDLNGGGKNSAPLIICPVNQTV; encoded by the coding sequence ATGTCTGCTGGCAGCAACCTGAGATCTGCAGATCAGTTCCTGTGCTCCATCTGTCTGGACGTGTTCACTGATCCAGTCAGCACACCATGTGGACACAACTTCTGTAAAACCTGCATCACTCATCACTGGGATGATAATGTTCTCTACAAGTGTCCCATCTGTCAGGAGATGTTCTACACCAGACCTCAGCTGAAAGTCAACACCTTCATCAGAGAGATGGTTTCTGAGTTCAGACGTGAAGCTCAACAgaaatccagcagcagcagctcagagcaACAAGCTGCAGAACCAGGAGAAGTTCCCTGTGACGTCTGCACTGGAACCAGACTGAAGGCCCTGAAGTCCTGCCTGGTGTGTCTGCTGTCCTACTGTGAGACTCACCTGGAGCCTCATCTGACAGCTTCACGTCTGAAAAGACATCAGCTGGTGGAGCctgtggagaacctggaggacaggatttgtacgaagcaCAATAAACCTCTGGAGCTGTTCTGTAAGACCGACCAGACATGTGTCTGCACGCTCTGCCCTGTTTTAGACCACAAGAATCATGAGTTTGTTCCTCTGAGAGAAGaatatgaaggaaagaaggcagaGCTGCAGAAGACAGAGGCTGAGATtcagcagatgatccagaagagACGACTGAAGATTCAGGAGATCAGAGCGTCTCTGAAGATCAGTAACGATGctgcagacagagagaaagCAGAAGGTGTTCAGGTCTTCACTGATCTGAAGGAGTCTGTTGAGAGACGTCTGAAGGAGTTCATGAAGGAGGtggaagacaaacagaaaactACAGAGAAACAGGCTGAAGACTTCATCAAAGatctggaacaggaaatctGTGAGCTGAAGAAGAGGAGCTCTGAGGTGGAGCAGCTCTCACGCTCTGAAGATCACCTGCACCTCCTCCAAAGATTCTCATCCCTGGAAGATGCTCCACCCACCAAGAACTGGACAGAGGTCAGAGTCCACCCACCTTCATATGAGGGGACTGTGGTGAGAGCTGTGGAGCAGCTGGAGAAGAACCTCAGAGAGAAGATGAAGAAGCTGCTTGAAGCTGATGTGACTCTTGATCCTGATACAGCACATCCTGAACTCGTCCTGTCTGATGATGGAAAACAAGTGTATGATGGTGGCGTGAAGAAGAATCTCCCAGATAATCCAGAGAGATTCTCTACATGTCATTCTGTTTTAGGAAAACAGAGTTTCTCTTCAGGCAGATTTTACTTTGAGGTTCAGGTTAAAGGAAAGACTGACTGGACTTTAGGAGTGGCCAGAGAGTCGATCAACAGGAAGGGAGGCATCACAGCGAGTCCTCAGAATGGTTACTGGACTGTTATTCTGAGAAATGGAAATGAGTATGCAGCTCTTGCAGGTCCTCCAGTCCGTCTCCATCCCAGTTCTCCTCCTGAGAAGTTGGGGGTGTTTGTGGATTATGAGGAGGGTCTGGTCTCCTTTCATGATGTAGATGCTGCAGCACTTCTCTACTCCTTTActggctgctccttcagggagaAACTACACCCGTACTTCAATCCTGACCTCAATGGTGGAGGTAAAAACTCTGCTCCTCTGATCATCTGCCCTGtcaatcaaactgtctga